Part of the Microbacterium sp. Clip185 genome is shown below.
CATGGCGCGATCGTAGCTATCGGCTCAGACACGCGCCCAGCCAAGGAGTCCCCTCGCGATCGGCTTCGCACTTTACGTCCCGCCTCGCTGAGCAGCAGAGTAAGCCCACCAGGCAGGGACGGGGAGATCACCGCACCCGAGTAGGCACGGACAGCGCGCGTTCCGGCGGGAGGTGGCAACGCTCTATGCTCGCGATGTGAAGAAGCTTGGGGGAGCATCACTCGTCGTCGCCGCGGCAGTCGTCGGCCTTTCAGGTTGCGCGTCACCGCAGCCGGCTCCAACCGTGACCGTCACGGTCACCGAAACTGTCACAGCAACGCCAACAACTCCGGCAGTTGCCGCGCCTCTCGCGATGGGTGCGACTGCCCAGTTCTCCACCTTCAGCGCCACAGTTCATTCAGTCCAGCTCGAATCTGCCCCGAACGCTCCCGCGCCTCAGAGCGCCGGTAACCACTGGGCTTCGGTGGAGGTCGAAGGCTGCAACACCGGATCCCAGCCCTTCCCCGTAAGCGGCGGACCATGGCAGCTGGTCGCCGACGACAACCGTACTTTCACAATGTCCAGCACCGGGTACAGCCAGTTCCCGGAACCCGACTACGGTTTCGGCTCAGGCACCCTGAACCCCGGCGAATGCAAGCGCGGGTGGATCACCTTCGTCGTCAACGACGGCGCACAAATCACGACTGTTCGCTACCAGAATGACCTGGGCGAAGGAGCCCGCTGGGCTCTCTGACCCCCGCGAGGCGTCCAGCTGAATCACTGGCTCCGGAGGGACGCCTTGATGAGCCCTTGCTCTGTCATGCCGAGAGTCGCTGCGAGGGCGCGCCAGGTAATCCGCAGGCTCGCCGGCATGAGCGATCAGATTCCGC
Proteins encoded:
- a CDS encoding DUF4352 domain-containing protein; amino-acid sequence: MTVTVTETVTATPTTPAVAAPLAMGATAQFSTFSATVHSVQLESAPNAPAPQSAGNHWASVEVEGCNTGSQPFPVSGGPWQLVADDNRTFTMSSTGYSQFPEPDYGFGSGTLNPGECKRGWITFVVNDGAQITTVRYQNDLGEGARWAL